The genomic window AAGATCTGATTACCCTGACTGCCATGGAGTTTGAAAACCTGGTCACCGTATTTGATGTCGCCAAGGTAATCCAGCGCATGGAATTGGTGATGCGGATTGTTCATGAGATCAGGAGTTACGTCAGTGAGTTAGGTGTGGAAGGGCGCCTGGTCAACCTGCAACTGGAAGAACTGGTAGGGGACGTTGAAGATGAGGTCTTGTTAATTATTCGCGATTACTCTGCTAAGTATGGGGATCGTTCCCCCCGGGAGATCCGGGACAGTATTCGCCGGTGGTCATCTGAGGAATTAACGGACCTGGTGGCAATTGGCCGGGCGCTTGGCTATGGTTCTACCGCTGGTATTCTCGATTTATCTGTTTCCCCACGCGGTTACCGTATGCTCCAAAAAATCCCACGGTTGCCCATGCAGGTTATCGAAAACGTGGTGGAAAAGTTCAACGAACTCCCGAAAATTTTAAGGGCCTCGATTAATGAGCTTGATGATGTCGAAGGCATTGGTGAAGTGCGGGCCCGGGCGATCAAGAGCGGCTTGAAACGGCTCCAGGAGCAGGCAATTCTAGCCCGGCACTCATAACCTGTAAATATAAAAGCCACCGGCCTGGTGGCTTTTTACTCGAATATTACGTTATATGCCCTTTTATTAAGTAAAATTGAACACGCGGAGTGTTGAAATCTTTTTATGTTCCTTAATAAAAATATCGTATAAATTAAGGCCCAGCAGGTTACAGAGTGCGGCCAGGTAAAACAGAGATTTGCCAATTTCCATCTCGATGATTTCCTCGCAGTTAGAGCACAGAGAACCCCGTAAATGGCTTTCAAAATACCGCTTCATTTCAGCGAGCGAGGCATCGGGCGGGATGGCTTGTTTCTTGGCTTCCACGTTTATGCAACCACAACTGGTAACAGCTTTAACAACAGCCCGATTTACTCGAGCGTTGGCCTCTTGTGACTTGGATAAAACATCGAGAACACTTTGGTGACGGATCAAAAGTTCAGCTACAGTGTTTTGAAACTCGTCGCAAATCAGGTCTTTCATGGAACGGCTTCACTCCTTTACCCAATACAGGCTAAACTTGGTTTATCGCCGTTGTTCCCGGAAGTCTGCAGTTGTCCTAAGTTATTGATAATCCTGGACTTCTTACAATCTCTATTATACTGATAAGCAAGTTCCTTTGTCAACGTAACCAGGCGCCCCGTTTTTGACATCTCAAAACCCGTTTGCTATAATTGTCCTAGGAATTGCCAGGCTTTTTTATTTGGTTTCCAAAGTAATGAACAATAATCCAGTTTTAGGACGAAAGGGGGTGAGTGTATGGTCCGAAGAGTAGTCCGCTCCTTCATTACTCTAGTGGGTGCAGCCGGGGGCTTTGGGTTGGCCAATTTTATTAGCCGCCAGGAGGTGATGCAGCGGCTGATCCCTGAGGGAACGACGTATTATGCATTTATTGTGGTGAGTACACTTCTGGCTAGCCTGATTGCTTTTATTTTTGCTCCTTCACTGATGAGGGCAGTAGTGC from Bacillota bacterium includes these protein-coding regions:
- a CDS encoding DUF1573 domain-containing protein; protein product: MKDLICDEFQNTVAELLIRHQSVLDVLSKSQEANARVNRAVVKAVTSCGCINVEAKKQAIPPDASLAEMKRYFESHLRGSLCSNCEEIIEMEIGKSLFYLAALCNLLGLNLYDIFIKEHKKISTLRVFNFT
- the disA gene encoding DNA integrity scanning protein DisA; amino-acid sequence: MSSERNLDDKFLHALRILAPGTGLREGIESILRGKMGALIVVSDSPQVMSIIDGGFHLDCEFTPAAIYELAKMDGAIILNRDSKRILWANTQLIPDPSIPSFETGIRHRTAERVARQTGELVIAISQRRGIISLYWGPMKYVLQDIGVLLVKANQALQTLEKYKMVLDKDLITLTAMEFENLVTVFDVAKVIQRMELVMRIVHEIRSYVSELGVEGRLVNLQLEELVGDVEDEVLLIIRDYSAKYGDRSPREIRDSIRRWSSEELTDLVAIGRALGYGSTAGILDLSVSPRGYRMLQKIPRLPMQVIENVVEKFNELPKILRASINELDDVEGIGEVRARAIKSGLKRLQEQAILARHS